From the Musa acuminata AAA Group cultivar baxijiao chromosome BXJ3-1, Cavendish_Baxijiao_AAA, whole genome shotgun sequence genome, the window GCCACCGTCTACAGCCAGCTGTATCCCTTCAAAGGCCTCTTGAACTACACCTCCGGCGTCATCCACCATGTGAGGCTTCAAGGTGATTCGTCCTCTGCTTCGTTCtgccttgtgaagattgttcttgATTCTGCTACTCTATATCTTAGCTCAGGTGAATCTAAATTTGCACGCATAAGTTTCGTGGCTTAGAGAATCACAAATGCCAGTATCAATATTATCTTTGTGACTTCTCCAAGGTGATGCTGTCAAGAATCACGATGTTGCTTGTGACAGCATTGGTGCTACTGTAATCATGATGGGTTTTAGAACTTGGTCTTCTGGAGTAGCTCTGTAAGAAGTCGTCATGTCAGCTAGAATTCTTCTATTCAACGACTGCAAGCATAGTGTATTAATTTTCAATATGACTTCCAAACCCAGTGTCTATGCTTTATGGGTTTAATGCACATAGTCTCTTATATACCTTCTGGTACTGTCAGCATttcattttctttaatttttaggGCCTTCCTTGTTGCTGACTAATAGGTCTTTACTGTCCCAGAAGTACACCATGCAATATATTTGATAGCTCACAATTTTGTTCTTACCCTTATCGTCTTTCAAGTTCTTTTATCTGCTTGTTAGAATTGGGTATGATATCTCATTCTTAAGTTTCTTCTGAAGTAACAGGAAGATCTTGTAGTCCACATAGAAAATCTTTAGCTTAGAATGTTTAGCATATTGGAAAATGGTAtggtattgagaaacaatataatgGGGGTTTGCCACTTCAATATAATAAAGGGTTGTTTAGTTTTTTGTGCTAGCTGGTATTCTAAAGTCTACAATTGCTTCTTTTTATGAGGATCCCTCACATTATACAATAagagatatcaattataaagatGATTATTCATGTTCAGTTAGTAATTCCATAAAAGGGATTTTCTCACCATTATCAAATATTTGTTTCAAAATTTTGAGACAGGTTTAAACTGGCTAATAAGTTTGGTGAACATGTAAAGATGGATGTGTGTAAACACTAAAGGGTTCTATCACTCTATGAGAACCGAATCCATTAAAGTACACGAGTAGCAACACTGGCGGATAGACCTGTGGAAAATCAGCTGATGTTTGTCTGTCATAACCAGTAAATATAAGGAAAGCCACGATATGTAGATGTCTCTGGACTtgtcttaaaaagaaaataagaagGGGAAGTTATAAGAGAGCTTGAGCAGAAAATGTAGGTCATTTTTACTTGCACAAAATCTTTGAAGAAGATGCTGCTGGTATTGGCTAGCTGTTGCTGGATCTGGTGTCTCTGTTCTTAGTTATTCTTGTGTTATCATCTAACATTATTCTTTTCTATATTACGATAGTTGTGTGGATAGATGTTGAGAACTTTTACTTTCTGAAATTATGTCTTTTCTGTATTATGGTAGTTCTGTGGATACTGCTGCTTGAAATCATAAATTGGTATATTTAGTTCTACAGAATCATTGTTTAAGATGTGTCCTGCATtaataatgataaatttaattATGCTTCCTCTCAAGAATGGAAATCACGTCAAAGGGATGAAAGTATGATGAATGAGAAACCTGTTATATGGCTCTTAAATCTTGACAAATAATTTTCAATTTCTCAAATAATATTAACTTTTTAACTTTTCAAAGTAAACTTATACCTCTTGATAATGACTATATTGAGTCTGTTCACCTTGATATTGATGCTGGTAGGATAACAAATTCTACCACTTTGGTAATAGACACCTTGATATTAATTCTGGTAGGATAAGCACTTCTACCACTTCAGTAATATGAAAAGAAGTGGCATGAGGTAGTCCTGTTTCATGCTGTAGCAACTTATAAGGTGGAGGGTTTATTTCTAACTTTGTGCATTAGAGGTAAATATAACTGATATACAGCCTCTGTTCTACTTTTTGGTAAAGAAATACTCTCCAATAATTGATTCTTTTAAATGATATTGTTTATCTTGAATCTATGTGCAATGTACACTACCAAAGTGAGCTCTTAAAACATTGCATGATAATCAATAATTTTAGGTTGTTTTGGAGGATCTCTTCAAGGTTGTAAaatctattttttcttatatttcaTGTAGGCCTCAAAACAGCAACAAGGTATTATTATAAATGTGGTGACAGCTCCTTGATGGCCTTGAGCAAAGAGCATAGTTTTGTAACATTACCCTCATGTGGCCCGAGATATCCTCATCGAATAGCAGTTATTGGAGATCTCGGTCTGACAAGCAACTCAACAAGTACCATAGATCATTTATCTAAGAATGATCCCTCAATGATTTTAATGGTAGGAGACTTAAGCTATGCAAATCAATACTTGACCACAGGGGGCAAAGGAGCTCCTTGCTTCTCGTGTGCATTCCCTGATGCACCCATTAGAGAAACATACCAGCCTCGCTGGGATGCATGGGGGAGGTACCAATTAACTTGATAATTTTTAGTTTTCATTTTCTGAATATTTTTAACTGTTTTAGTGGATCCTGCTTCCACTTATTTTAATTGAGGTGATATGCTTTGTTTCACACCTATTTGTTCAACTTTTTCATTGTCACCGACTGCAGATATCTGTTTGAAGGTGAAGCAAAGTCATTGTGAAAATTTGTTTTGCATAATGCTACCCAATCTAAGTTGAAATCAATTAAATCCAATGCATAATTTCTTAGAGTTTGTCATAGGTAAAATCGTCTCTCTAACTGTGCATTGCAATTCAATTTGCATCAACTGCATGCACAAACTATAGACTGGATGAATAGTGATAGAAGAGGACTTATACATGTGGATAAAATGAAATTTATACTAGAGTCAATGTGTACAGCCACAAGAAGTTCGAGTCATCATTATGGGAGGGAGGAGAATGTTGATAGATAAATTGATAGTATTTCAAAGGTAGCTGGCTCTAGGCCATATAGTTCCAAACTAAAGCGAGTTGGTAGAATATTGTGTCTAACACTCTACCATCACTTCTAAGAATGTGAATAAAAAAGGGTTTGGTACATCCATCACCACTAAAATGACTAGTAAAGagaaattaaaagagagaaaagttGGTTCTGCtattgtttgaactttgaaacCTTATAAAAATGGCCCTTTTACCTTTATTTGATAAGTTTCAGAGAAGTAATCTATATCAATTCAAACCAATGTTGATATTTGCTCTATCTCAACAGTGCCTTtcgtggtttggtgcttgcacggCAATGTCAGTCAAACTATCATATAGCAGCTATTATTGTTTAAGAACTCATTTCTTTTAATCTCTTAGTATGTACTTGCACTGTAGCAATGTATGTTGCTCTAATAATTTGTTCATTGCATGTTTTTCTTGCTGTTGATGTGGCAAAAAAAAGATTTCTTTTCAGAGATTTTGTCCCTAGTAAGCCCAGGAAAACAATTATGTTATATTAGAATATTGCTAAAAGTATTATTCCAGAAGCTAACATCCATACTTGTGTAGGTTTATGGAACCTGTTATATCAAAGATTCCCATGATGGTGATTGAAGGGAACCATGAAATTGAGCCACAAGTTGACGGGTTGACTTTTAAATCTTACTTGGCACGGTTTGCCGTTCCATCACAAGAGTGTGGCTCCAATAGCAACTTCTATTATTCATTCAATGCTGGTGGAGTCCATTTTATAATGTTGGGTGCTTATGTTGACTACAACATGACAGGTGGCTGATTTGTCACTTTGATGCCAAATTATCAGTCCACGTCTGTTCCTTTGACAACCAAGTTTTGCTTTTTCTCTATTATCTACTGACGTTTAATTTCATTCTGTCATGGGAAATTGTTCTGTTGCTATGGTCCATAATCATCACACTGACTTACTCCAGGTGCTCAATATGCTTGGCTTAGAACAGACCTGCACCATGTCAATCGCCAAGTCACCCCATGGGTTGTTGCTGCTTGGCATCCGCCTTGGTATAATAGTTACTCCTCTCACTATCAAGAATTTGAATGCATGAGGCAAGAAATGGAAGGACTCCTATACGACTATGGTGTAGATATAGTCTTTTCTGGGCATGTAAGTAACCAATCAGCTCTGTTTTGGACTATAACTATGGTCTCAGTAGATAACATCAGATAGTAGTTATTTTTCATTGTGGCTTTTGGGAACCTTGTGTCTTATGCAATTAGTTAATGCAAGTGAAGCATCTATGTGTTTATCATTTCTTACAAAGTCTCTAGGCAGTAAATAAACTTGTCCCATATGGCGTCATACAAAATACTGTATATTGTCAATTGATAGGGAACAAATTCAGCTATCTAGTTCCGCATGGTAATAACATAGCTTAATTGCAGATATAGACACATTATTAGCATCATAGATTTGTTAATTGAGCACAAAAATTGCAGAGAAGATGAGAATGTAGGAATAGGAAGTGCATTTAAGAGTGCAGAATGGCTTTTAGGAGCACAGAATGCATTTTATGCTACTTTATAAGTCActtttgttagacaatgattatgAAAAGAAGTCACTGTGCCCAATTATGAGGCAAGTTTGCTTTGTAGGGATCCGTTTTCTCAGGTTCATCATGCAAACTTCTCTTATAATAATGATATATATCATATCAATTGCACTCTTCTTTTTAGTTCACATTATCTATGCACGCATCATATTCAAgcttttgtaacttgaaaactttGCACAATGTTTTGTTTGGAACAATCGGGGAGCTTGCCAGTTGCTAAGGTTATTGCTTTGCATTCCAGTTGGCATAGCTGAGATCAACACACATGCACATTATGTAGATTGTACGTATAATGGTATCAGTAGGTTTTCCCTTATTAGAAAAGATAGTTATATTGTTTTTGCTTATAACGGCATGATTGTGGAGCAAAAAATATACTTTTGCTGGATCTGCACCCACCTCCAACTAATATCCACAAATGGCTTGTTTTTGATAATATATAACATTATCGTATGCATAGATAGTTTTCGTAGTTGTTGGTTTTACATATGACTGCATAATTGTTTCTCCATGAGCAAAAAagaatgaataaataaaaaagaagacacGTATGAATGGTTGaccttttcttcttcatgtccGACAGGTCCATGCTTACGAAAGGATGAATCGAGTATTTAACTATGCATTGGATCCATGCGGCCCAGTTTATATAACCGTAGGTGATGGTGGCAACATTGAGAAAGTCGATGTTGAGTTTGCAGATGATAATGGAAAGTGCccttcagaaagtgataacattcCAGAATACGGAGGTGTCTGCCACCTGAATTTTACCTCAGGCCCTGCAAAGGGAAAATTCTGCTGGGAAACCCAGCCGGAATGGAGTGCATTTAGAGAAAGCAGTTTTGGTCATGGAATCCTGGAGGTTTGAATTCGTACTTCCTCATAAACTTAGCAATCCATCATGTCCTATAAATTGTCATAAGAAGCATCACTTGTTGATGAAACTAATCCTTTTTTGAACCTTGTAGCCTTGGACAGCAGCAGTCAtcaactttcttcttgaattttgatcagatgtttgtatgtatgttctttttgtttcacaGGTTATAAATTCGACTTACGCCTTGTGGACTTGGCATCGAAATCAGGATGCCtacaaggaaagcagaaaaggagATCAAATATATATAGTGCGACAACCGGAGCTTTGTTTCATGAAAAGCGGAAAGATTACTAGTGAAAACTGATAAGCTCGACAGCCAATAACATGTGAGGAATTATGAAGTTGACGATGATTTCAGTCGAAACCATAAGACCACTCGGTATAATCTTTGCTTGATCTTACTATCTGCAGCAGTAGTTTTGCTACACTCATGACAGAATCCAATCTGTCTATCAGTGTCTGAACAATGATATATATAGCATGTCGTATGTTGTAGGATTCTGTTTTCTTTTCTACCAAAAAGTTCCAGAATGGATTGAGATCTTGAGACTTGCAGCAATCCTATCTATTAATCTGCATGATGTGATAAGCTTATCAAGGTGCAATGTGCGTGGTAATTAAATTCAAGGACGGTAAGCAGACGGTCGGTGATCGCAACAAGCCGTTAGCGAGGCGTCGTCCGTTCACGACAGAGTGAAGATAATAAGGAAGCTGTTCCGGCGACTTTGCGTGTTGACCGATGGATGGTAAGCTTACCTACGGGTCTTTGGTACGCGTCTTTTGCTTTTATAAAGAGTGTCCATTCCACTGCGGTGAACATAAGAAATCAGGACTCGAGCGATTTGAcgccaaaaatatttttttggggCCGCTTTGCTTGCTGACGGTCTTACGGTAAGCGTACGAGGTGGTGGCGACATCCTACGAAGCGCCTTGTATATTTATTTACACAAGCATAATAATAGCCGAtctaatttcataattaattatcaaGGAAATTgccttaattatataaataaataaataaataaaaggaaaataatatatactaaaataataaaattaaccaAATAATTACTATGCAAATATGAAAATATTCATGGAAGTGATGCCGATGGTAGAATCTAATCATCAAGATACGTGTGATAAGATAAAAGGAAATAATACCTGAAAAAAGTATTTCTTAAACTATATATATACTCGTAAATTTCCTTTCTTGCATCGATCTTTGGGCGTCAAGGATTTGCTCACCGATAGCGAGAATAAAAGACACCGACTCGACTGATTTGATTGCTAACTTATGGATGATGCACTGTAagcttatctctctctctctctctctcaggtgaTCCAGAAAGGTCAGTTAACCGCCATGTGAGAATAAGAAACCCAGAATTGACAGATCGGAggccaaaaaattaaatttcggGCTTCTTTGCCAACAAACGGATTGGAGGTAACCTCACTGTCGGTGTTCTTACCTTTCCGCTATCTTCCTACGCTCACCGTCCGGTGAGCATAAGAAAGCCCAAGTGAAGCAATTTGAAGCCGAAAAATATAATTTCGGGCCACTTTTACCTGGCGACGGATGCGCGGTAACCGTACACGGAGGTACTGTTAAACCATCCTTTCTCTACTGACACGGCGGTTGTCAAATGC encodes:
- the LOC135629694 gene encoding purple acid phosphatase 23-like isoform X2, giving the protein MNVTPADPSTVASEVWYGEESGKYSFLERGTATVYSQLYPFKGLLNYTSGVIHHVRLQGLKTATRYYYKCGDSSLMALSKEHSFVTLPSCGPRYPHRIAVIGDLGLTSNSTSTIDHLSKNDPSMILMVGDLSYANQYLTTGGKGAPCFSCAFPDAPIRETYQPRWDAWGRFMEPVISKIPMMVIEGNHEIEPQVDGLTFKSYLARFAVPSQECGSNSNFYYSFNAGGVHFIMLGAYVDYNMTGAQYAWLRTDLHHVNRQVTPWVVAAWHPPWYNSYSSHYQEFECMRQEMEGLLYDYGVDIVFSGHVHAYERMNRVFNYALDPCGPVYITVGDGGNIEKVDVEFADDNGKCPSESDNIPEYGGVCHLNFTSGPAKGKFCWETQPEWSAFRESSFGHGILEVINSTYALWTWHRNQDAYKESRKGDQIYIVRQPELCFMKSGKITSEN
- the LOC135629694 gene encoding purple acid phosphatase 23-like isoform X1: MDSPTTALLLLAFAASLPSTEAAASGRPSEMAARRIPTTLDGPFRPVTRRLDPSLRRGSDDLPIDHPRLARKVRPPFPEQIALAASYSPSSIWVSWITGDAQIGMNVTPADPSTVASEVWYGEESGKYSFLERGTATVYSQLYPFKGLLNYTSGVIHHVRLQGLKTATRYYYKCGDSSLMALSKEHSFVTLPSCGPRYPHRIAVIGDLGLTSNSTSTIDHLSKNDPSMILMVGDLSYANQYLTTGGKGAPCFSCAFPDAPIRETYQPRWDAWGRFMEPVISKIPMMVIEGNHEIEPQVDGLTFKSYLARFAVPSQECGSNSNFYYSFNAGGVHFIMLGAYVDYNMTGAQYAWLRTDLHHVNRQVTPWVVAAWHPPWYNSYSSHYQEFECMRQEMEGLLYDYGVDIVFSGHVHAYERMNRVFNYALDPCGPVYITVGDGGNIEKVDVEFADDNGKCPSESDNIPEYGGVCHLNFTSGPAKGKFCWETQPEWSAFRESSFGHGILEVINSTYALWTWHRNQDAYKESRKGDQIYIVRQPELCFMKSGKITSEN